Proteins encoded together in one Pectinophora gossypiella chromosome 20, ilPecGoss1.1, whole genome shotgun sequence window:
- the LOC126375917 gene encoding WSCD family member CG9164-like isoform X3: protein MSRRFLFVVAACVVMLYFSIILFMLNPLHSARLGYPPIPYRNVPIVDWCKPLQRRSPPGDVVGLASFPGSGNTWLRYLLQQATGILTGSVYLDPGLRMHGFPAENVTDGSVLVVKTHETLHTYRNSIFKSTIILIRNPRDAILAEYNRRHMGHIGTAPKSAFKKKIRRKEGDGIEKNKSKTHKETEWERFVASQMTAWESWHKAWLAVFRGPIHIVFYEALVKDTRRVLRDILNFINYNVTESALTCAITHREGIYRRRKKLKDFDPFTDEM from the exons atgTCGCGGCGTTTCCTGTTCGTTGTGGCGGCTTGTGTAGTGATGTTGTATTTTTCGATAATTCTCTTCATGTTAAACCCTTTGCACTCGGCGCGACTCGGGTACCCGCCTATTCCTTATCGAAATGTGCCGATTGTGGATTGGTGTAAGCCGCTGCAGAGGCGCTCACCGCCTGGAGATGTGGTGGGGCTCGCATCCTTTCCCGGGAGTGGAAATACATGGCTTAGGTACTTGCTGCAGCAAGCTACAG GTATTCTTACGGGCTCAGTATACTTGGACCCCGGGCTCCGCATGCATGGGTTCCCAGCAGAGAATGTAACCGATGGCTCCGTCCTTGTTGTGAAAACTCATGAGACACTTCATACATACCGCAATTCAATATTTAAATCTACTATAATATTAATACGGAACCCAAGAGATGCAATATTG GCAGAATACAACAGACGCCACATGGGGCATATTGGCACCGCCCCAAAGTCCGCTTTCAAGAAGAAAATCAGAAGAAAGGAGGGGGACGGAAttgaaaaaaacaaatcaaaaacaCATAAGGAGACAG AATGGGAGAGGTTTGTAGCGTCGCAGATGACGGCCTGGGAGAGCTGGCACAAGGCCTGGCTGGCTGTGTTCCGCGGGCCGATACACATCGTGTTCTACGAAGCACTGGTGAAGGACACCCGCCGTGTGCTTCGGGATATACTGAACTTCATCAATTATAATGTAACTGAG TCGGCCCTCACCTGCGCAATAACCCATCGTGAAGGCATCTACAGACGTCGCAAGAAGCTCAAAGATTTCGACCCGTTCACCGATGAGAT GTAG
- the LOC126375917 gene encoding WSCD family member AAEL009094-like isoform X1, with protein MSRRFLFVVAACVVMLYFSIILFMLNPLHSARLGYPPIPYRNVPIVDWCKPLQRRSPPGDVVGLASFPGSGNTWLRYLLQQATGILTGSVYLDPGLRMHGFPAENVTDGSVLVVKTHETLHTYRNSIFKSTIILIRNPRDAILAEYNRRHMGHIGTAPKSAFKKKIRRKEGDGIEKNKSKTHKETEWERFVASQMTAWESWHKAWLAVFRGPIHIVFYEALVKDTRRVLRDILNFINYNVTESALTCAITHREGIYRRRKKLKDFDPFTDEMYVQLDIIKNRVLAVIAEYRNKHNDTGSRRRRRS; from the exons atgTCGCGGCGTTTCCTGTTCGTTGTGGCGGCTTGTGTAGTGATGTTGTATTTTTCGATAATTCTCTTCATGTTAAACCCTTTGCACTCGGCGCGACTCGGGTACCCGCCTATTCCTTATCGAAATGTGCCGATTGTGGATTGGTGTAAGCCGCTGCAGAGGCGCTCACCGCCTGGAGATGTGGTGGGGCTCGCATCCTTTCCCGGGAGTGGAAATACATGGCTTAGGTACTTGCTGCAGCAAGCTACAG GTATTCTTACGGGCTCAGTATACTTGGACCCCGGGCTCCGCATGCATGGGTTCCCAGCAGAGAATGTAACCGATGGCTCCGTCCTTGTTGTGAAAACTCATGAGACACTTCATACATACCGCAATTCAATATTTAAATCTACTATAATATTAATACGGAACCCAAGAGATGCAATATTG GCAGAATACAACAGACGCCACATGGGGCATATTGGCACCGCCCCAAAGTCCGCTTTCAAGAAGAAAATCAGAAGAAAGGAGGGGGACGGAAttgaaaaaaacaaatcaaaaacaCATAAGGAGACAG AATGGGAGAGGTTTGTAGCGTCGCAGATGACGGCCTGGGAGAGCTGGCACAAGGCCTGGCTGGCTGTGTTCCGCGGGCCGATACACATCGTGTTCTACGAAGCACTGGTGAAGGACACCCGCCGTGTGCTTCGGGATATACTGAACTTCATCAATTATAATGTAACTGAG TCGGCCCTCACCTGCGCAATAACCCATCGTGAAGGCATCTACAGACGTCGCAAGAAGCTCAAAGATTTCGACCCGTTCACCGATGAGATGTACGTACAACTAGACATAATAAAGAACCGCGTATTAGCCGTCATAGCGGAGTATAGGAACAAGCATAATGATACAGGTAGTAGGCGACGAAGACGGAGCTAA
- the LOC126375917 gene encoding WSCD family member CG9164-like isoform X2, protein MSRRFLFVVAACVVMLYFSIILFMLNPLHSARLGYPPIPYRNVPIVDWCKPLQRRSPPGDVVGLASFPGSGNTWLRYLLQQATGILTGSVYLDPGLRMHGFPAENVTDGSVLVVKTHETLHTYRNSIFKSTIILIRNPRDAILAEYNRRHMGHIGTAPKSAFKKKIRRKEGDGIEKNKSKTHKETEWERFVASQMTAWESWHKAWLAVFRGPIHIVFYEALVKDTRRVLRDILNFINYNVTESALTCAITHREGIYRRRKKLKDFDPFTDEI, encoded by the exons atgTCGCGGCGTTTCCTGTTCGTTGTGGCGGCTTGTGTAGTGATGTTGTATTTTTCGATAATTCTCTTCATGTTAAACCCTTTGCACTCGGCGCGACTCGGGTACCCGCCTATTCCTTATCGAAATGTGCCGATTGTGGATTGGTGTAAGCCGCTGCAGAGGCGCTCACCGCCTGGAGATGTGGTGGGGCTCGCATCCTTTCCCGGGAGTGGAAATACATGGCTTAGGTACTTGCTGCAGCAAGCTACAG GTATTCTTACGGGCTCAGTATACTTGGACCCCGGGCTCCGCATGCATGGGTTCCCAGCAGAGAATGTAACCGATGGCTCCGTCCTTGTTGTGAAAACTCATGAGACACTTCATACATACCGCAATTCAATATTTAAATCTACTATAATATTAATACGGAACCCAAGAGATGCAATATTG GCAGAATACAACAGACGCCACATGGGGCATATTGGCACCGCCCCAAAGTCCGCTTTCAAGAAGAAAATCAGAAGAAAGGAGGGGGACGGAAttgaaaaaaacaaatcaaaaacaCATAAGGAGACAG AATGGGAGAGGTTTGTAGCGTCGCAGATGACGGCCTGGGAGAGCTGGCACAAGGCCTGGCTGGCTGTGTTCCGCGGGCCGATACACATCGTGTTCTACGAAGCACTGGTGAAGGACACCCGCCGTGTGCTTCGGGATATACTGAACTTCATCAATTATAATGTAACTGAG TCGGCCCTCACCTGCGCAATAACCCATCGTGAAGGCATCTACAGACGTCGCAAGAAGCTCAAAGATTTCGACCCGTTCACCGATGAGAT
- the LOC126375877 gene encoding CCR4-NOT transcription complex subunit 10, producing the protein MATTNKDEPVVLAHQSFLKKDYAAALQHLNELETLVGNGNKRVQHNKAVVEFMSSDMKNVDKLKKAVGQLTGVTFPDVEISDVSQPFLLYNYAVLLYHSRYYYQCTVLLEKVLASKNIKDTKLLQQVTLLLMEATLCRRTYDKTLEVAKTHGEAIKSNNEVSELFERLVSRAQLLLGQKIKLNLKPDSIENVFVIAQQQYLNGEVKEAANTLGQYKTLKYSYDLKSQGEDIWAAINNNLGVIYLSIKKPFLASKYFQHAVKEHFKAMESEDSERLIACRDRPLYVYNLGLALLAANNSEGAFECLVEAARHYPNNPRIWLHLAECCVKKCCSDEAQQFTVKKLGSGPHTRILLAKENKEKYSSSGESFAIPSLSLEFAALCLRNAVTLLPNQDPPSDVNAPLIQAPPGPPINWKQRCELKNSTFVLQSYVLLHLQDPLAALMSANELLSQSDASNSHKAWAHIYAAEALINLDRITDAVEHLHPPMIHDLVSVLPYQMRDMIAVSVWAKAAVCHILRGDLVTARKILLQINSPRVLPLQMYLEICTGNIDNCHTILRKLRFNSLSQ; encoded by the coding sequence ATGGCGACCACTAACAAAGATGAGCCTGTCGTCCTCGCTCACCAGAGTTTCTTGAAGAAAGATTACGCTGCAGCTCTGCAACACCTTAACGAATTGGAAACCCTCGTTGGCAATGGGAACAAACGCGTTCAGCATAACAAGGCTGTAGTGGAATTTATGTCTAGTGATATGAAGAATGTGGATAAGCTCAAGAAAGCCGTCGGTCAGCTGACGGGGGTGACATTTCCAGACGTCGAAATAAGCGATGTCTCCCAACCCTTTCTTTTGTATAATTACGCTGTTCTACTGTACCATTCTCGGTATTATTATCAATGCACAGTATTGCTTGAAAAGGTACTAGCATCCAAAAACATAAAGGATACCAAATTGCTTCAACAAGTTACTCTGTTATTAATGGAAGCTACTTTGTGCCGAAGGACTTATGACAAGACTTTAGAAGTCGCTAAGACTCATGGAGAGGCAATCAAGTCAAATAACGAAGTGAGCGAATTATTTGAAAGGTTGGTCAGCCGTGCACAGCTGTTGCTCGGCCAAAAGATCAAATTGAACTTGAAACCGGATtccatagaaaatgtttttgttatagCACAACAGCAATACCTTAATGGAGAAGTAAAAGAAGCTGCTAATACTCTGGGACAGTATAAGACTTTGAAATACAGTTATGATCTAAAATCTCAGGGTGAAGATATCTGGGCAGCTATAAATAATAACCTTGGAGTTATATATTTATCAATCAAAAAGCCTTTCTTAGCATCTAAGTACTTTCAACATGCTGTTAAAGAGCATTTTAAGGCTATGGAGAGTGAAGATAGTGAGAGGCTGATTGCATGTAGAGACAGGCCATTGTATGTGTATAATTTGGGCCTGGCTTTATTAGCAGCAAATAATTCTGAAGGTGCATTTGAATGTTTGGTTGAAGCTGCCCGTCATTATCCCAATAATCCTCGAATATGGCTCCATCTAGCTGAATGCTGTGTTAAAAAGTGCTGCAGTGATGAAGCACAGCAGTTCACTGTTAAGAAACTAGGCAGTGGTCCACACACCCGCATACTCCTCGCAAAggagaataaagaaaaatattcctCATCAGGAGAATCATTTGCTATACCATCCTTGTCTTTAGAATTTGCAGCGTTATGTCTGAGAAATGCTGTCACTCTGTTGCCGAATCAAGACCCACCATCTGATGTCAATGCTCCCCTAATCCAAGCCCCACCTGGCCCACCAATTAACTGGAAGCAGCGGTGTGAACTAAAGAACTCTACTTTTGTCCTTCAAAGTTATGTACTGTTGCACTTGCAGGATCCTTTAGCTGCTTTGATGAGTGCAAATGAACTGTTAAGTCAGAGTGATGCATCTAACAGCCATAAGGCGTGGGCTCATATATATGCAGCCGAGGCTCTCATTAATTTAGACAGGATAACAGATGCAGTGGAGCACTTACACCCCCCAATGATCCATGACCTTGTCTCAGTATTACCATATCAGATGCGGGATATGATAGCAGTGTCAGTGTGGGCTAAAGCAGCAGTTTGTCATATTTTAAGAGGAGACTTAGTCACAGCAAGAAAGATTTTGTTGCAAATAAACTCCCCAAGAGTGCTACCCTTGCAGATGTATTTGGAAATCTGCACAGGAAATATTGATAATTGCCACACAATTCTGAGGAAGCTTAGATTTAACAGTCTATCTCAGTAG
- the LOC126375940 gene encoding ribonuclease P protein subunit p29, which yields MSGEEPISKEATQAVVNFLKSNVPKSDVPNIETELKKDFVLSKTKGKKFKKKPKKKKSQNLTRKEKKALGFYVLPRNSVKYDDVLPMNQIWTDYISQMLELDKPIPNCTSKSWETFTQTLYKADFHGAMLTVVRSKCPSYVLKSGICIMDTRNTFKIISKDNIITTIPKRESVFEMKVKNVRITLFGKHFCVRPAERSTKKVKSCLHPDL from the coding sequence ATGTCTGGTGAAGAACCAATCAGTAAAGAAGCCACCCAGGCTGTGGTCAACTTTTTAAAATCAAATGTTCCTAAATCTGATGTGCCAAACATTGAAACTGAACTGAAGAAAGACTTCGTACTCTCAAAGACGAAAGGcaaaaagtttaaaaagaaaCCGAAGAAGAAAAAGTCGCAGAATCTAACCAGGAAAGAAAAGAAAGCACTAGGTTTTTATGTTTTGCCTAGAAATAGTGTGAAATATGATGATGTCCTGCCTATGAATCAAATCTGGACAGATTATATTAGTCAAATGTTGGAGTTAGATAAGCCTATACCAAACTGCACTAGTAAAAGTTGGGAGACTTTCACACAAACCCTTTACAAGGCAGATTTCCATGGAGCCATGTTAACAGTAGTGAGATCAAAATGTCCAAGTTATGTTTTAAAATCTGGTATCTGCATTATGGACACGagaaatacttttaaaattatttctaaggataatataataacaactATTCCTAAGAGGGAAAGTGTATTTGAAATGAAAGTGAAAAATGTGAGAATAACTTTGTTTGGGAAACATTTTTGTGTGAGGCCTGCAGAAAGATCTACAAAGAAAGTGAAAAGCTGTCTACATCCTGATTTGTGA
- the LOC126375912 gene encoding aldo-keto reductase AKR2E4-like, whose protein sequence is MPVEIPTFKLNNGAELPVIGLGTYARKADPGQFRKAVEDGIDAGYRHIDTAACYKNEEVVGEAINNKIKQGVVRREDLFVTTKLWNDRHGEKDVIPSLKESLARLNLEYVDLYLIHWPMSVDSDGKDMKLDFVETWRAMEKAVDAGLTRSIGVSNFNEEQLTRLLQQAKVKPVVNQVEINPTLTQHKLVDFCKQQGIQPVAYTPFGLISDARPEFAGKDVIKTDPKLGALADKYGKTRAQIALKYLIQRGIVVIPKTFTPSRMVENADLFHFQLSDEEMAVVESYNIDHRCVPGLPFKNMMNYPFTELL, encoded by the exons ATGCCGGTGGAAATCCCGACTTTTAAACTCAACAATGGAGCGGAGTTACCTGTAATTGGGCTGGGTACTTATGCA CGCAAAGCCGATCCCGGCCAGTTTAGAAAGGCAGTGGAAGATGGTATAGATGCTGGTTACCGGCACATTGACACTGCAGCATGCTATAAAAATGAGGAGGTAGTTGGGGAAGCCATCAATAATAAGATCAAACAGGGAGTTGTTAGACGAGAGGACCTGTTTGTAACTACCAAA cTGTGGAATGATCGTCATGGAGAGAAGGATGTGATACCTTCATTGAAAGAATCTCTTGCGAGGTTGAACCTGGAATATGTAGACCTATACCTTATTCATTGGCCTATGTCTGTTGAT AGCGACGGTAAAGACATGAAGTTAGACTTTGTAGAAACCTGGCGGGCGATGGAGAAGGCAGTAGACGCCGGTCTGACCAGGTCCATCGGCGTGTCCAACTTCAATGAGGAGCAGCTCACCAGGCTGCTGCAGCAGGCTAAGGTCAAACCTGTCGTCAACCAGGTTGAG ATAAATCCGACACTGACACAGCACAAGCTGGTAGACTTCTGCAAGCAGCAGGGCATCCAGCCGGTGGCGTACACTCCATTCGGGCTGATATCGGACGCGCGGCCCGAGTTCGCCGGCAAGGACGTCATCAAGACCGACCCCAAGCTGGGAGCGCTGGCCGACAAGTACGGGAAGACCAGGGCGCAGATCGCGCTTAAATACCTG ATCCAACGCGGTATAGTGGTGATCCCGAAGACGTTTACTCCATCGCGGATGGTGGAGAACGCCGACCTGTTCCACTTTCAGCTGAGCGATGAGGAAATGGCTGTTGTGGAGAGTTACAACATCGACCACCGCTGCGTGCCCGGACTGCCATTTAAAAACATGATGAATTATCCGTTTACTGAACTTTTGTGA